CGTGGCGTCCGTCGACATCGTCTTCGACGAGGACCTCGGGCTGGAGTCGCGGGCCGGCTACTACGACGGGGCCGGCGCGCTGATGGACATGGTCCAGAGCCACCTGCTGCAGATCCTGGCGCTGCTCACCATGGACGCACCGCCCAGCCTCGCCGCCCACGAGTTCCGGGACCGCAAGGCTCAGGTACTCCGCGCGACCCGGGTCTGGGACGACGACCCGGTGGACTGGAGCCGCCGCGCCCGTTACACCTCCGGACAGATCGGCGACCGGCTCCTCCCCGCGTACGCCGACGAGCCCGGGGTGGACCCCGCCCGGCAGACCGAGACGCTCGCCGAGATGGTGGTGGCGGTCGACACCTGGCGGTGGGCGGGCGTCCCGTTCCGGCTGCGCTCGGGCAAGGCCGTCGGCAGCAAGCGCAAGGAAGCCGTGATCACGTTCAAGGAGCCGCCGCGCACGCCGGACGGGCTCACCGGTCCGGAGCAGCCCGACCGGCTGCGGATCGGGTTCACCCCGGACCGCATCGACCTGGACATCAACATCAACGGCCCCGGCGACCCGTTCGTGCTCGACCCGGTGACGCTGGGGTCGGAGTTCGGCCCCGGCGAGCTGCCGCCATACGGAGAGGTGCTGCGCGGCGTGCTCGACGACGATCCGACGCTCTCGGTGCGCGGTGACACCGCCGAGACCTGCTGGCACATCGTCGAGCCGGTACTCGCGGCGTGGCGGACCGGTGCCGTCCCGCTGCAGGACTACCCGGCCGGCAGCACCGGACCGAAGGACTCGCTGCTGTCCTGACCCGAGCCTGCGCGCGTGACCCACCGATCGGTGGGTCACGCGCGCACGCGTCAGGTGCTCTGGCCCGGGAGCGCCACCCGCTCGGACGGTTCGTACTCCTTCGGGGTGCTGCCGTGCGCCAGGACCGGCCCGCCCGGCGTGACCGGCGCGAACACGTCCTCGTCCCGCACGACCGGCACTCCGTCCGGGGTCACCGGAGCGTCCGCCGGCGTGCCGACCAGCGGGTCGGCGCCGTGGTGCCGGGCTGCCAGGTCGGCCTGGAACACCGGCCGCTCCGCACCCGTCGGACCGTCCGCTCCACCCGGCGCGGCGCCTCGCAGCGCGTCCGGAACGCCGACCGGCAAAGCGGACGCCGGGCGGTGTCCGATCGCCTGGTTGAGCACCGGAGTCGCCGGCATCGTGAGCCGCGACGCGCCGAACGGATTCGCCGGCCCCGGACGGAACGTCTGCGGCCGCGCCGGACGCTCCCGCCCCGGCGGGGGCGGCGGAGGCGCGTCCCGGCGGTCCAGCACCGGCCGCGTCGCACCGGGCGGCGGCGGCGCCAGCCCGGCCGGTCGGTCGGTGCTCCCGGGGCCGCCGAGTCCGGGGACCCCGGGCCGCCTCGGCCCGGTGCGTCCGACGAGGACCGGCGGCGCCGCTTGACGCGGTCCGCCGAACGGGGACGGTGGCAGCCCACCCGGTCCGCCCGGACCTCCCGGACCACCGGCCCGGAAACCGTGTAGCCCGCCGGGCCCGTTCGGAGTGGTCGGACGCCGCCCGGCGTTGGGCATCGGCGGTGGTGGTGCCCCGGGGTCACGCGGGCCGGAGCCGCCCAGTACCGGCCGGGCCAGCCGCGACCGCGGGTCGCCGGCCGCACGCCCTCCCGGCGGCATCGGACTCGGCACGTTCGGCGTCGTGCGGCCCGGCATCATCGGCAGGTTCGGCGCACCCGGCGCGCCGCCGGGCACGCCGGGCTTGAGCACGCCCTTGACCATGGCCTTGGCCACGTTGACGGGCGGTTTCGCCGGCGCGAGCGGTGGCGTCGGCAGGGCCGGCTGCCCGGGTACCGGAGCGGGGCCGACCCCGGGGGCCTTGGGCGGCAGGATCGTGCTCGGCGGTAGCACGGTAGGCGCCACCGGCGGCACACCCGGGCCGACCGGCCCCACCGCGGGCGGCGCGACGGGCGGCGGCGGCGTCGCGTTCACCGGCACGACCGGCGTCACCGGCCCCACCGGGGCCTTGCCCGGCGCGATCGGCGGGGCCGGCGCGGGCGGCTTCACGTTCAGCGCGTTCACCGGCGTCGGCGGTGTCAGGCCCGGTGGGACGACCGGTGCCGGTCCTCCGGGCACGCCGCCCGGCAGGGTCGGCGCATCGAGGAAGAGCCCCGGCGGCGCGACGACCGCGTTCGTCGGTCCCTCGTAGATGCCCGGCGTACTGCTGACGACGCCGTTGTAGCCGTCCCAGTAGGCGTCGCCCAACGAACTCTCGATCACCTGGGCGGGGTACGTGTACTTCTGGTGCATCTCGGCGAGGTGCTTGGTGTAGAGGTCCTCGGCGTTCTTCACCTCCTCCGGGCCCTTGATCTCGAGCTCCTTGTGCCACGCCGCCACCTCGTCGAGGTACTGCTTGTACAGCCTGCCGATCTCGGCCTGCTTGGCAGTCAGCGCACTCAGCACCACTCCGAGCGCGGCCGCGGTCTGGTCGGCGGCCTCCTGCCAGTCGTTGATCGACTTCAGCGCGGCACCGGGCCCCAGCGCCAGGAATTGCTGCGCGCCCGGCGATTTCCAGGACTTCGAGACGCCGTCGCTCTGCTGCTTGAGCGTGTCGCCCACCGTGCGCAGGTTCTCGGCGATGGTCTTCCAGTGGTGGATCAGCGCCTGGACCTTCTCCGGCTTCTGACCCATGATCCGCTTGTAGATCGCCTCGATACCGGATCCGGACGCGCCGGTGCGCCCGTAACCGTCCTTCTTGTTGTAGTAGTCGTAGGACTCCTGCGTCATCGACTCGGACGGGTTACCGGTCGGCTTGTAGGTCTGCTGGTAGTCCTGGAAGTGCTGCGACCCCACCGAGCTGTCGCCGTACTCGGTGAAGTTCTCGCCCATACGGCGCCCCTGGACCCGCAGGTCCGCGAGCTGCTCGTTCTCGCCTGAGCTGTAGCCGTAGTACTTGTCGTCCCCCATGGCGGCTCCTCGACCTAGCCCGGTGCCTTCACGCCCTGGTAGCCCTTGCGCCAGTCGACCTTCCCGGCGTCGGGGCCCAACTCTTCCTGCGCCTTCTGCAGCGGACCGTCCTCGATAGCGTTCGTCTGTGCCGGGAGGGGGTCGACCTTCTGGGTCCGGACCTCCGGATCCTTGTCGCCGACCTGCGTCGTCTGAGTGATGACCTTGCCGCCGTCGGCCGCGGGGCTGGTCTCGGTGGTCACCGTGGTGTCGGGCATCTTCTGCGTCTTACCGTCGGCTCCCTCGGTCTGCGCGCCCGCTCTGACCTCTTTCCGGTAGTACTCGCTGGACGTTCCGTCGGCCGAGTACTTGGTGCGGGTGGTCGTGGTGCTGATCACCTGACCGTTCGGACCGGTGAGCGTGGTGACCGCCATCGACGCGCCCGGCACCCCGGGGACGGGCTCACTGTGGACCATCTTCGACGAGCCGTCGGAGTACGTCGTCAGCCAGCCGGAGCCGTAGACCTGCGCGGTCGTGCCGCCGTTGGGATTGCTGAGCACCTCGGGCTGCTCACCGCCCTGGTTCTTCATCGCCAGGTCGAGCAGCGTCTCGCCGGTCACCGACTTCGGCATCCCGGGCGGCGCCTTCGCGTCGGGATCGGTGGCGAACGCGTACCCGAGGAGGTTCATCTTCTCCGCGGACTCGACGTCGCCGGCGTTGTAGGCGTGCGCGCAGACGTTCGCCGCGTTGCCGATCGCCATCAGCCCGCGGGTCATGTCGGCGACGAACGCGCTGAACGCGTACGACTGCTTCTCCATCGCGGCCTGCATCACCGGGCCTTCGGCGAAAATCCCGGCGTCGAAGCCGGACAGGCCGGAAAACGCCCCCGAGCTGTCGACCTCCACGGTGGACAACTTGGTGCTGATCGGCATCCCCGCGGTCATCGACTGCTTGAACACGTCCCAGCCGTAGTTACTGACCGCCTGCGGGTCGACGCGGAGATCCTCGTCGGCCATCAGTCAGTCCTCCTTCCCCGTTTCCCCGTTCCCGCGAGCCTAGATGCTGCCCGCGGCTTCTCCCGCCACTCTGCTCACTTCGTCAACTAACGTTAAAGTTCGGTCAGTCAGCCGGGAGATGGGCCAACTGGACGAGCTGGTTGCCTCCGCGGCGGGTGACCAGCCACCCGCGTCCCGGCGGCAGTGGCCGGGGCTTGAGGTTGCCGAACAGCGGACCCTCCTCGCGCGGCCCGGACATCAGGATGCCCGGCGACGCCAGCTCGCGGATGCGGCCGAGGAACGGGTCGTAGAGTGCCCGCGCCGCGCCGCCGACCCGCCGGGTGACCACGACGTGCAGCCCGATGTCACGCCCCTGCGCCAGGTACTCCAGCAGCGGCAGCAGCGGGTTGTTCGGCCCGTTGACGATCAGGTCGTAGTCGTCGACCAGCAGGAACAGGTCCGGACCGCTCCACCAGCTGCGGGTGCGCAGCTGTTCGGGCGTGACGTCCGGGCCCGGCAGGCGGCTCTTCATCACGGTGACGACCTGGTCGACCAGGTCGGCGGTGACCGCCGCCGACGTGCCGTAGCCGATCAGGTGGTCGGAGCTGATCGAGCCGAGCAGGCTGCGCCGGTAGTCCAGCAGGATGATCCGCGCCTGCTTCGGCTCGTACCGGTCGGTGATCGTCCGGGCCAGGCAGCGCAGGAACGTGCTCTTGCCGCACTCGACGTCGCCGAGCAGCAGCGCGTGCGGCTCCGCGTCGAAGTCCAGTCGCACCGCGGTCAGGTCCGCCTCCGCGATGCCGATCGGCAGCCCACGTGCGGTGTCCGCGGTCGCCGGCGGCAGCGCGTGGTACGGCAGGAGCGACGGCAGCAGGCGGACGGCCGGCGCCGGGGCACCCTGCCAGTCGTTCCGGATGCGCTGGACCAGCTTCGCGACGCCGTCGCTGAGGTTGGACGGGTCGGCGTGGCCGTCGATCCGCGGCAGGCCGGTGAGGAAGTGCATCGCGTCCGGCGTCAGGCCGCGACCGGTGGCGTCCTTCGGGACGTTGAGCGCCGCGCGCCGGTTGATCCCGGAGTCCGACGGGTCGCCGAGCCGCAGCTCCAGCCGGGTGCCGAACATGTCCCGCACCGCCGGTCGCAGCTCCATCCAGCGGCTGACCGACGCGAGCAGGTGGACGCCGTAGCCGAGCCCGCGCTGCGCCAGGTCGGTCAGCACCGGCTCCAGGTCCTCGAACTCGGTGCGCAGCGTGCCCCAACCGTCGACGACGAGGAACACGTCGCCGAACGCGTCCTCGGCGTGCAGGCCTTGGCGCTTGCGCCGCCGGTAGGTGGCCATGCCGTCGATGCCGTGCACGGTGAACAGCTGCTCGCGGGCGGTGAGCAGGGTGTGCATCTCGGCGATCGTGCGCCGGACCGCGTCGACGTCCCGCCGGCTCGCGACGCCGCCCAGGTGCGGTAGCTCGCGCAGGGCCGCCAGGCCGCCGCCGCCGAAGTCCAGGCAGTAGAACTGGGCCTCGGCCGGCGTGTGGGTCAGCGCCAACCCGGCCACCAGCGTTCGCAACAGCGTGGTTTTTCCGGACTGCGGCGCCCCGGCCACGATCAGGTTCCCGTTGGCGCCGGCGAGGTCGACGTCGAGCACGTCCCGCCGCTGGTCGAACGGCCGGTCGATGAGGCCGACGACGCCGTGCAGCGCGCCCTGGCGCTCCGGGGCGGCGACGGTCAGCCCGCGGACCGGATCGCTGACCAGCGGCGGCAACAACTGGTCGAGGGTCGGCGGCTCGGTCAGCGGCGGCAGCCACACCTGGTGGGCCGGGACGCCGACTCCGGCGAGGCGTTCGACGAGCACCCGCAGCAGCGTCTCGCCGTGCGGGGTGTGCTCGTCGGGGTCGGGGGCCACCGGCGCCGGCTCCGGCTCGGTGCTGGTCGCGGCCTGGTAGCGGCTGGTGTAGAGCTGCACCGGGTCGACGGTCGCGGCGATCGTCCGCGGCCGCTCCTTCCCGCGGGTGTACCGGCCGGAGACGTAGGCCGCTTTGAACCGGACAAGGCCCTCGGTGCCTGCCTTGAGGTAGCCGTTGCCGGGCGACCGGGGCAGCTCGTAGGCGTCCGGGACACCGAGCACGGTCCGGCTCTCCATGGAGGAGAACGTCCGCAGGCCGACCCGGTAGGACAGGTGGGAGTCCAGGCCGCGCAGGCGGCCCTCCTCCAGTCGCTGCGACGCCAGCAGCAGGTGGACGCCGAGCGAGCGGCCGACGCGTCCGATCTGGACGAACATGTCGATGAAGTCGGGTTTCGCGGTGAGCAGCTCGCTGAACTCGTCACAGATGATCAGCAGGCTCGGCAGCGGCGCGAGCGGCACGCCGCTGGCGCGGGCCCGCTCGTAGTCGCGCTGGGAGTCGTACTTGCCGGCCTGGCGCAGCAGCTCCTGGCGTCGGATCAGCTCGCCGGAGATCGCGTCCTGCATGCGGTCGACCAGCGAGAGTTCGTCGGAGAGGTTCGTGATCACCGCGCTGGTGTGCGGCAGCCGGTCGAGCGAGGTGAACGTCGCACCGCCCTTGAAGTCGACGAGGACGAAGTTGAGCGTCTCGGACGAGTGGGTGGCGGCCAGCGCCAGCACGAGCGTCCGCAGCAGTTCGCTCTTGCCGGAGCCGGTCGCGCCGACCAGCAGGCCGTGCGGCCCCATCCCGTCCAGCGCGGATTCCTTGAGGTCCAGCTCCACCGGGCGGCCGTCCGGGTTCACGCCGATCGGCACCCGCAGCCGGTCCCGGTTGGGGCGGGCCGCCCAGGCCTGCTGCACGTTGAACTCGTACGGGTCACCGAGGTCGAGCAGCTCGGCGAGGCCGAGCTCACCGGTGAGCGGGGTCTCGGCCACCGACGCCGCGGAGAGCCGCAGCGGCGCGAGCCGCCGCACCAGCGCCCCCAGCTCGGTCTGGCCGAGCTGGTCGGCGGGGCCGATCTCCGCCCGGCCGTCCATCGTCGTGCTGGAGAGCGTGCCGTCGGTGTCGACGTCCAGGACGATCGTCGACGGATCGAGCACCCGTGGCGGCGCGGCACCCAAGTCGAGGATCGTGACGCCCTCGACGCCGCCCTCGGCCATCAGGTGGTCCGAGCCGAGCGTCGTGCCGCCGTCGATCACGACGAGCAGGTGGACGCCCGCACTCGGCGGTGCACCCGGGTTGAAGCGGGAGCGGTGGGCCAGGACGTCGTCGAGCATCGCCTCCAGCGCGGTGACCGACGGCGCGACCAGCCGGACCGGGCCGACCGCGTCGGTCCGGGTGGGGTGCAGCGCGTGCGGCAGCCACTTCGCCCACTCCCAGTGCGGGCGCTGGCGATCGGAGACGCAGAAGGCGATCAGCGCCTCCTCCGGCGCGTGGAACGTGGCCAGCTGGGCGATGAGCGCGCGCACCATGCCCTGCACCCGCTCGGCGTCACCCCGCAGGTGGACGTGGGAGAAACCGCGCAGCGCCATCGCGACCGGGAGGTCGGGGACCACCGAGTAGGTGGTGACGAAGCGGCGTAACGCGCTCGCGCAGAGCGGCTCCAGTTCGTCGACCGGGCGGGTCTCCGGCGGGACCAGCGGCGTCGCGATCTCCTGCGCGCCGCGTCCGATCCGGACGACGCCGAAGTCGCCGTCGGCGGGGCGTCGCTCCCACAGGCGCGTGCTCAGCGCGGTGGACCAGAGCGCGTCCGGGTCCGGGTGCCGGTAGAACATCGCCTCGCGCTGCTGGCGGATCGTGTCCCGCACCGCGGCGCGCAGCTGGGAGAGGCGGCGCAGGTACTGCCGCCTGGCCTCGACCATCTCCCGCTTGCTCTGCCCGCCGCTCTGGTTGGCGAGCTGGGCGGCGATCATGCCGAGGATCGAGACGCCGTAGAGGCCACCGGCGACGTACGCCAGCGCGCCGCCGCGTCCGCCGCCCACCATCAGGCCCATCGCGGCGGCCCCGGCGCCCATCGGCATGATCATCATCAGGCGGGACCAGGCCTGGTTGTTCGGCTGCGGCGCCTCGGGCGGCGGGTCGAGCACGACCTCGCCCGCCGGGAGGTCCGGCGCGGGCTGCCGCGGCGGACGCTTCACGATCACCGAGGACACGCAGTTTCCTCTCTCACGCCGGGAAGCACGGAGTGCACAGAGTGCACGATAGCTATCAGATGCCTGCTGCTACGTTGGCCCCGTCGATACGGCTCATCGCTCTGTCCGGAGGTAGCACAGCGTGACGGTCCCCGTCGGAACCGGGCTGGCTCGCGTCACGGTCAGCACGCCCAAGCGCCGGATCGACGTCGCATTACCCGAGGATCTCGCGGTCGCGGAACTGCTGCCCAGCTTGCTGCTGCACGCCGGCGAGGGCGCGGCCGACGACGGAGAGCGACACGGCGGCTGGGCTCTCCGCACGTCCACCGGCACGCGGCTGGCCGGCGACCGCAATCTGGCCGGGCAAGGCGTCCGCGACGGTGACGTACTGCACCTCGTCCCGCGCCGGGCCGACTGGCCGGAGCTCGAGTACGACGACGTCGTCGAGGCGATCGCCAGCGGTGCCCGCCGCTACGGACGCTCGTGGGGTGGCCCGGCGACCCGGCGGTGCGCGCTCGCGGTCGGAACCGTCACGCTGCTCCTCGGCGTCCTCGGAATCCTGTCGTCCGGACCGCCGTGGGCGCTGCCCGGCGGATTGGCGCTCGGGGTCGCGCTGCTGCTCTGCATCGTCGGCACCGTCCTGGCCCGAGCCGCCGGTGACGCGGTGGCCGGTGCCGCGGTCGCCGGGCCGGGGCTGGTCTACGCCGCCGTCGGTGGCGCCATCCTGGTGGCGCCGCGCGGCACCGAGCTCGACGAGCTGGGGACGGCGCACCTGCTGCTCGGCTCGGTGGCGTTGGCCACCGCGGGGGTCATCGGGTACCTCGGCGTCGGTGCCTGGGGCCGGGTCTTCGTCGGCGGGGTCGCCGCCGGACTGCTCGGCGTCGTCGGTGGGCTGCTCGCACTGTGGACCGACATGTCGACGGCGGGCGTCGCGGCGATCGTCCTCACGATCGCGATCACGCTGCTGCCCGCGTATCCGCTGCTGTCGATGCGGATCGGGAAGCTCCCGATGCCGGTGCTGCCGCAGCGGACCGAGGAGATGCTCCGGGACGACCCGGTTCCGCAGCGGGCCGAGGTGTTCGCCGCCGTCGCCCGCGCCGACGAGGTCCTCACCGGCCTGTTGCTGGCGGTCAGCGTCACCAGCGTCTCGTCCGCGTGGGTACTGACCGGGAGCCCGAAGACGTCCGCGCTGATCCTGGTCGCGGTGGCGTCCGCGGCGCTGCTGCTGCGCGGACGGCTGTTCCCGACCCCACGGCAGCGGATCCCGCTGCTGACCGGCGGCATCCTCGGTCTCGGTCTGCTGTTCACCGGGTTCGCGCTGTCGTTCCCGGTGCTGGTGACCGTCCCGGTGGCGCTGCTCGTGGGCGGCGCGGTGCTGGGCGCCGGGCTGCTCTACAGCCGGCGTCCGCCGTCGCCGTACGTGGGGCGGTTCGCCGACATCCTCGACGTCCTGCTGCTGGTGTCGCTGCTGCCGATTGCCTGCTTGCTGACCGGCTTCTACAGCTACGTCCAGGGGCTCTTCGCCTCGCTGGGTGGCTGAGCCGGCATGGCCTCGCGCAAGGATCAGCTGCACTCCTACCAGTTCATGCTGCAGCGGGCGATCTCCGCGCTGATCATGCGGGAGACCGACCCGGCGCAATCGCCGCTGCGCCGCGGGGTCGGCGCGGCGTTCGTCGGACTGATGGTGACGGTCATCGTTGCGGCCGCGTTCGGGATCTACGGCCTGCTGACGAAGACCGGCAGCGCCCGCTGGAAGGTCGACAACGCGGTCGTCGTGGAGAAGGAGACCGGCGCGGCATTCGTTTACCTCGACGGCACGCTGACCCCGGCGCTGAACTACACCAGTGCGCTGCTGCTCGCCGGGCAGACGCCGCCGAAGACGTTCACCGTGCCGCGCAACTCGCTGCGGGACGTGCCGCGCGGGCTGCTGGTCGGGATCCCCGGCGCCCCCACCGCGCTGCCGAACCGCAAGGCCGTGCTGGCGAGCGTGTGGACGGCGTGCGCACTGCCGGCCCGGACCTCCGCCGGGCAGAACACGATGATCACCTCGCTGTTGGTCGGAGGTCGCGCGGCGTCCGCCCGGCCGCTCGGGGAGACCGGCCTCTACCTGCGAAACGCCGACACCCGCGCCGAGTACCTGGTCTGGCACGGGCACCGCTACGAACTGGTCGGCGCGACAGTGCCGAGCGCGCTGTTCGGCAGCGGCACGCGCGCGACCGAGGTGGGCAGCGCCTGGCTGGACACGCTGCCCGAGGGTGACCCGATCCGGGAGATCAAGGTCCCGGACGCCGGCGAGGAGTCCACCGCCGTCCCGGGCCGCGACGTCGGCGACGTCCTCGCGGACCGGCGGGACAGCGGCGAGACCGACTACCTGGTTCTCGACGACGGGCTCGCCCGGCTCTCCGCCCTCCAGCTGGATCTGCTGCGGGCCGGCCGGGCGGTCGAGCCGGAGCCGGTGCCGGCCGCGGAGATCACCGCCGCGCGCAAGAGTAACCGGCTGGAGTCCGACTCCCCCGCCGACCAGCAGGCGCCCACCCGGTCACCGAAGCTCGCGGACGCCCCGGCCGGGTTCGGCGTGTGCGCGGCGTTCGAGGGCGAGGACGGGCCTCCCACGGTCGCGGTGCTGCCCGACGGTGGCGACCCGGAGGCCGGCACCCCCACCACCGCCCGGACCGGCGACGGTGCGGTGCTCGCCGATCGGATCCTCGTACCCGGCGGGTCGGTGGCCGTGGTCCGCGCCCGGGAGACCGGAACGTACAGCGTCGTCACCGACCTCGGGGTGCGGTTCCCAGTGAGCTCGGCGGAGACGCTCGGCACGCTCGGCTACGACGCCGGGAACGCCGCCACGCTGCCGGCCGCGGTGCTCGACCGGGTACCGGCCGGGCCCGCGCTCTCCCCCGAGTCCGCCGTTCTTCCCGCCTCGCCCGGTGAACG
The window above is part of the Cryptosporangium minutisporangium genome. Proteins encoded here:
- the eccCa gene encoding type VII secretion protein EccCa, with product MSSVIVKRPPRQPAPDLPAGEVVLDPPPEAPQPNNQAWSRLMMIMPMGAGAAAMGLMVGGGRGGALAYVAGGLYGVSILGMIAAQLANQSGGQSKREMVEARRQYLRRLSQLRAAVRDTIRQQREAMFYRHPDPDALWSTALSTRLWERRPADGDFGVVRIGRGAQEIATPLVPPETRPVDELEPLCASALRRFVTTYSVVPDLPVAMALRGFSHVHLRGDAERVQGMVRALIAQLATFHAPEEALIAFCVSDRQRPHWEWAKWLPHALHPTRTDAVGPVRLVAPSVTALEAMLDDVLAHRSRFNPGAPPSAGVHLLVVIDGGTTLGSDHLMAEGGVEGVTILDLGAAPPRVLDPSTIVLDVDTDGTLSSTTMDGRAEIGPADQLGQTELGALVRRLAPLRLSAASVAETPLTGELGLAELLDLGDPYEFNVQQAWAARPNRDRLRVPIGVNPDGRPVELDLKESALDGMGPHGLLVGATGSGKSELLRTLVLALAATHSSETLNFVLVDFKGGATFTSLDRLPHTSAVITNLSDELSLVDRMQDAISGELIRRQELLRQAGKYDSQRDYERARASGVPLAPLPSLLIICDEFSELLTAKPDFIDMFVQIGRVGRSLGVHLLLASQRLEEGRLRGLDSHLSYRVGLRTFSSMESRTVLGVPDAYELPRSPGNGYLKAGTEGLVRFKAAYVSGRYTRGKERPRTIAATVDPVQLYTSRYQAATSTEPEPAPVAPDPDEHTPHGETLLRVLVERLAGVGVPAHQVWLPPLTEPPTLDQLLPPLVSDPVRGLTVAAPERQGALHGVVGLIDRPFDQRRDVLDVDLAGANGNLIVAGAPQSGKTTLLRTLVAGLALTHTPAEAQFYCLDFGGGGLAALRELPHLGGVASRRDVDAVRRTIAEMHTLLTAREQLFTVHGIDGMATYRRRKRQGLHAEDAFGDVFLVVDGWGTLRTEFEDLEPVLTDLAQRGLGYGVHLLASVSRWMELRPAVRDMFGTRLELRLGDPSDSGINRRAALNVPKDATGRGLTPDAMHFLTGLPRIDGHADPSNLSDGVAKLVQRIRNDWQGAPAPAVRLLPSLLPYHALPPATADTARGLPIGIAEADLTAVRLDFDAEPHALLLGDVECGKSTFLRCLARTITDRYEPKQARIILLDYRRSLLGSISSDHLIGYGTSAAVTADLVDQVVTVMKSRLPGPDVTPEQLRTRSWWSGPDLFLLVDDYDLIVNGPNNPLLPLLEYLAQGRDIGLHVVVTRRVGGAARALYDPFLGRIRELASPGILMSGPREEGPLFGNLKPRPLPPGRGWLVTRRGGNQLVQLAHLPAD
- the eccD gene encoding type VII secretion integral membrane protein EccD, translated to MTVPVGTGLARVTVSTPKRRIDVALPEDLAVAELLPSLLLHAGEGAADDGERHGGWALRTSTGTRLAGDRNLAGQGVRDGDVLHLVPRRADWPELEYDDVVEAIASGARRYGRSWGGPATRRCALAVGTVTLLLGVLGILSSGPPWALPGGLALGVALLLCIVGTVLARAAGDAVAGAAVAGPGLVYAAVGGAILVAPRGTELDELGTAHLLLGSVALATAGVIGYLGVGAWGRVFVGGVAAGLLGVVGGLLALWTDMSTAGVAAIVLTIAITLLPAYPLLSMRIGKLPMPVLPQRTEEMLRDDPVPQRAEVFAAVARADEVLTGLLLAVSVTSVSSAWVLTGSPKTSALILVAVASAALLLRGRLFPTPRQRIPLLTGGILGLGLLFTGFALSFPVLVTVPVALLVGGAVLGAGLLYSRRPPSPYVGRFADILDVLLLVSLLPIACLLTGFYSYVQGLFASLGG
- a CDS encoding glucose-6-phosphate dehydrogenase, with amino-acid sequence MTATDTRQTLLILGASGDLTARLLLPGLGRLVDTGGAENLTLLGAGTDDWDDERWRTRVRESFAALGASGDRAEAVAAASRYLRADVTHGADLRRLLDACQGEIVVFFALPPSVTAKACAAMKDVGLPPRTRLVCEKPFGVDADSAHALNELLNQLVPEGQIHRIDHFLGKSTVLNILGLRFANRIVEPLLSNVHVASVDIVFDEDLGLESRAGYYDGAGALMDMVQSHLLQILALLTMDAPPSLAAHEFRDRKAQVLRATRVWDDDPVDWSRRARYTSGQIGDRLLPAYADEPGVDPARQTETLAEMVVAVDTWRWAGVPFRLRSGKAVGSKRKEAVITFKEPPRTPDGLTGPEQPDRLRIGFTPDRIDLDININGPGDPFVLDPVTLGSEFGPGELPPYGEVLRGVLDDDPTLSVRGDTAETCWHIVEPVLAAWRTGAVPLQDYPAGSTGPKDSLLS
- the eccB gene encoding type VII secretion protein EccB, whose amino-acid sequence is MASRKDQLHSYQFMLQRAISALIMRETDPAQSPLRRGVGAAFVGLMVTVIVAAAFGIYGLLTKTGSARWKVDNAVVVEKETGAAFVYLDGTLTPALNYTSALLLAGQTPPKTFTVPRNSLRDVPRGLLVGIPGAPTALPNRKAVLASVWTACALPARTSAGQNTMITSLLVGGRAASARPLGETGLYLRNADTRAEYLVWHGHRYELVGATVPSALFGSGTRATEVGSAWLDTLPEGDPIREIKVPDAGEESTAVPGRDVGDVLADRRDSGETDYLVLDDGLARLSALQLDLLRAGRAVEPEPVPAAEITAARKSNRLESDSPADQQAPTRSPKLADAPAGFGVCAAFEGEDGPPTVAVLPDGGDPEAGTPTTARTGDGAVLADRILVPGGSVAVVRARETGTYSVVTDLGVRFPVSSAETLGTLGYDAGNAATLPAAVLDRVPAGPALSPESAVLPASPGER